In Candidatus Defluviilinea proxima, a single genomic region encodes these proteins:
- a CDS encoding 1-phosphofructokinase family hexose kinase — protein MILCLNLNAAIDKTVVVSSFEINKIHRPTSMIALAGGKGCNVARALKTFGDVPVVSGWVGGFAGQFIEKELHREGIQTDFVYTDAESRTCTSILDSEKQTLTEIYELGELIPSVKVDELLAHIRAIIANYQAVTLSGSLPPGVPADFYARVIEIAKEANVLTFFDSSGEALRKGAEAAPFFMKPNETEARSLLGIEAKSPIDFAQAAVKISMTYKTNVLLSMGANGAIAAKGQEVFIVKSPIVEAKSAVGSGDCMLAGLAYGFMQGLSLEQAVVYGVAAGTANTLMIGAGQFRIDDFKRLCNEVQISAHG, from the coding sequence ATGATCCTTTGTTTGAACCTAAACGCCGCCATTGATAAGACAGTAGTGGTTTCGTCATTTGAGATCAATAAGATTCATCGCCCTACATCCATGATCGCATTGGCCGGTGGAAAGGGATGCAATGTTGCGCGAGCGCTCAAAACATTCGGGGATGTCCCGGTGGTGTCGGGCTGGGTCGGTGGATTTGCAGGTCAATTTATCGAAAAGGAATTGCATCGGGAGGGAATCCAAACCGATTTTGTTTACACCGATGCCGAGTCAAGAACCTGTACGTCTATTTTGGATTCTGAAAAACAGACCCTGACTGAAATCTATGAGTTGGGTGAACTTATCCCTTCAGTGAAAGTGGATGAGTTACTGGCTCACATTCGAGCGATCATTGCGAATTATCAGGCGGTGACTCTTTCAGGAAGTTTGCCCCCCGGGGTCCCCGCAGATTTTTATGCGCGTGTGATCGAAATTGCCAAAGAAGCAAATGTATTAACTTTCTTTGATAGCAGTGGCGAGGCGCTTCGTAAAGGTGCGGAAGCCGCTCCTTTTTTCATGAAGCCCAATGAAACGGAAGCCAGATCCCTTTTAGGAATCGAGGCGAAGAGTCCAATAGATTTTGCTCAAGCGGCTGTTAAAATATCCATGACATACAAGACAAATGTGTTGCTCTCGATGGGCGCCAATGGTGCGATTGCCGCGAAGGGTCAGGAAGTGTTTATCGTAAAGAGTCCGATAGTAGAAGCAAAAAGCGCCGTGGGATCCGGAGATTGTATGCTTGCTGGCCTCGCATATGGATTTATGCAAGGACTTTCGCTTGAACAAGCTGTTGTCTATGGTGTCGCGGCTGGGACGGCCAACACGCTAATGATCGGAGCAGGACAGTTTAGAATAGATGATTTCAAGAGACTTTGTAATGAGGTTCAGATATCTGCGCATGGATAA
- a CDS encoding adenylyltransferase/cytidyltransferase family protein — MADTVFVSGCFDMLHSGHVEFFREAGKYGDLYVALGSDKTIFELKGRSTVNSEQERLFMVKSISFVKDAFISCGSGILDFETELREMMPNYFIVNADGHIPEKRDLCRALGIEYIILDRKPHPGFEARSTTQLRERDYLPYRIDLAGGWLDQPFVSKHYPGPVITISLEPTMEFNERSGMASSTRRHARELWGPKLPQGDYEKIAKMLFCYDNPPGTKVISGSQDSIGLVFPGLAYAYYEGEYWPSRIEHRVDETLLQFVENSIYLVSLGPRFGDYDVMANTNFDREHAKALADAANRNWQAILDRDIIRFGQSMREVFDAQVALFPNVMNERVASLINEYRDYVLGWKLSGAGGGGYLVLVAEKPVPGSVRIVARRATD, encoded by the coding sequence ATGGCCGATACAGTATTTGTGAGCGGCTGTTTCGATATGCTTCATAGCGGGCATGTCGAATTTTTTAGGGAGGCTGGCAAGTATGGTGATCTGTATGTCGCATTGGGTTCTGACAAAACGATCTTCGAGTTGAAGGGGCGATCAACGGTTAACAGTGAACAGGAACGGCTGTTCATGGTCAAGTCAATTTCTTTTGTGAAGGATGCTTTTATCTCGTGCGGCTCGGGGATTTTGGATTTTGAAACAGAACTGCGCGAGATGATGCCGAATTACTTCATTGTCAACGCCGATGGGCATATCCCTGAAAAACGCGATCTGTGTCGTGCTTTGGGGATTGAATACATTATCCTTGATCGCAAACCACATCCTGGTTTCGAGGCACGTTCCACAACTCAATTACGTGAGCGTGACTATTTGCCTTATCGCATCGACCTTGCTGGAGGCTGGCTCGACCAGCCTTTTGTTTCTAAACATTACCCCGGCCCTGTGATCACCATTTCGTTGGAACCCACAATGGAGTTTAATGAACGTAGCGGCATGGCATCCAGTACAAGACGCCACGCAAGAGAACTCTGGGGACCAAAGCTTCCGCAAGGCGATTACGAAAAAATCGCCAAGATGTTATTTTGCTATGATAACCCTCCAGGTACGAAAGTTATTTCAGGTTCGCAGGATTCAATAGGATTGGTGTTCCCCGGTTTGGCATATGCATACTACGAAGGGGAGTACTGGCCCTCCCGCATTGAGCATCGCGTTGACGAAACTCTTCTGCAATTTGTGGAGAATTCAATTTATCTGGTTTCGCTTGGACCACGCTTCGGAGATTACGATGTAATGGCGAATACGAACTTTGACCGCGAGCATGCCAAGGCGCTGGCTGATGCCGCAAATCGTAATTGGCAGGCTATTCTTGATCGGGATATTATCCGTTTTGGACAGTCCATGCGTGAAGTGTTCGATGCTCAGGTGGCTTTATTCCCCAACGTGATGAATGAACGCGTAGCATCATTGATTAATGAATATCGTGACTACGTTTTAGGTTGGAAACTCTCTGGCGCAGGCGGTGGAGGGTATTTAGTGCTCGTTGCTGAGAAACCTGTTCCTGGTTCAGTACGCATAGTGGCACGACGAGCTACGGATTGA
- a CDS encoding DUF4040 domain-containing protein: protein MESLYYLLLGLGASVCAYRAMISKHLLPSTLYLAGVSALVTVTLYLLGAYEVAVIELSVGAGLVTVLLVYVLSVIGEDVRDPTSIVPKPLAFLLVAGIGGLAIWMAYPLMIHPNANGDVLLADVLWKHRALDVWVQVALIFSGVMGILGLLSEKTHQSEIHAHENQVVNEEQGIAVQMEEELHI, encoded by the coding sequence ATGGAAAGCCTTTACTACCTTCTTCTTGGTCTTGGCGCGTCTGTGTGTGCCTATCGCGCCATGATCTCCAAGCACTTGCTGCCTTCCACGCTTTACCTGGCGGGCGTCAGTGCACTCGTGACCGTTACCCTCTATTTGTTGGGAGCCTATGAAGTTGCAGTGATTGAACTCAGCGTTGGTGCTGGGCTTGTTACTGTATTGCTGGTGTATGTGCTCAGTGTCATCGGCGAAGATGTGCGTGACCCAACATCCATTGTCCCCAAGCCGCTGGCTTTTTTGCTTGTAGCGGGAATCGGTGGGTTGGCGATCTGGATGGCCTACCCTCTGATGATCCATCCAAATGCAAATGGCGATGTGTTGCTTGCAGATGTGCTCTGGAAACATCGCGCGCTCGATGTCTGGGTGCAGGTTGCTTTGATCTTCTCGGGCGTGATGGGAATACTGGGGTTGCTTTCAGAAAAGACTCATCAATCGGAAATCCATGCTCATGAGAACCAGGTGGTTAACGAAGAGCAGGGGATCGCTGTTCAAATGGAAGAGGAACTTCACATATGA
- a CDS encoding NADH-quinone oxidoreductase subunit K, with the protein MTLTPLNAVLMGVVLLLMVGFYGLLITRNLIKIVLVLQILVKAVIVALVLAGKASGNLGLGQSLAATVIVADTIVAVVALALAVQVRKRVGTLDLTKISSLRG; encoded by the coding sequence ATGACACTTACACCATTAAATGCTGTGCTGATGGGGGTCGTGTTATTGCTGATGGTTGGCTTTTATGGATTGTTGATCACACGCAACCTGATCAAGATCGTGCTTGTGTTACAGATCCTTGTGAAGGCTGTGATCGTGGCGCTTGTGTTGGCGGGAAAAGCCAGCGGGAATCTTGGGCTGGGTCAAAGCCTTGCTGCAACTGTGATCGTGGCAGATACGATCGTTGCGGTAGTGGCGCTCGCGTTGGCAGTGCAGGTTCGCAAGCGTGTGGGGACACTCGACCTGACGAAGATCTCTTCTTTACGGGGGTAA
- a CDS encoding NADH-quinone oxidoreductase subunit L: MAAILIGLVIGIPWLGAVVLWRTSDENPRLQHTLAVAFSIAAGITSLALIPFASAETAVSIPMGRYFGDLTFTADGLAVTLSAIACVIGSLAVVFSVNYMQGEEQLKRYYSFVLLFIGAMTGLVLSGNLLFMFFFWEITALCSYALISFYNDDPKAVAGGIKALIITQVGGVGLLAGALTTYSALGSYQVSNLLGKFETIPAGLLTLIAFGFLLAAAAKSAQFPFHTWLPDAMEAPTPISALIHAATMVNAGVYLLARFYPAFKDVSGWAMSVLMIGLISALISAISALVATDLKRALAYSTVSQLGYMVYAIGAGGVLASQFHLLSHAVFKALLFLAAGSVIHSVGTRDMKRMGGLGNKMPFVRNVFIIGALALAGVPILNGFWSKEFLLEVGLEHSPIWANGLMLLGAGLTAFYTFRMVWLVFFGTERDHLHVHAAGSAMKVALGTLALGTFVTWLFFGGLSGLLSTTLPFHEIEHETLLEMVTTILSAPATWFALLIVALGFGISWLRIRASHLFKGGWLDPLVGTSFGFDSLNRAIVGGVNRLANQLSLTQTGILSWNVVGILGALLAVLIFLIWSA; this comes from the coding sequence ATGGCAGCGATCTTAATTGGACTCGTAATTGGCATCCCCTGGTTGGGAGCTGTCGTCCTTTGGCGAACATCGGATGAAAATCCCCGCCTCCAACACACACTGGCAGTTGCTTTTTCCATTGCGGCTGGAATCACATCCCTGGCTTTGATCCCATTTGCCTCCGCAGAGACAGCGGTCAGCATCCCGATGGGTCGCTACTTTGGCGATCTAACCTTCACCGCCGATGGACTCGCCGTAACATTGAGCGCCATCGCCTGTGTCATCGGTTCACTGGCTGTGGTCTTCTCAGTGAACTATATGCAAGGCGAGGAGCAATTGAAACGTTACTACTCTTTCGTATTGCTCTTCATTGGGGCGATGACTGGTCTGGTGCTTAGCGGCAATTTACTCTTCATGTTCTTCTTCTGGGAAATTACTGCGCTCTGCTCCTATGCGTTGATCTCGTTTTATAACGATGACCCGAAAGCGGTGGCGGGCGGTATCAAGGCGCTCATCATCACACAGGTGGGCGGCGTAGGGTTACTTGCTGGCGCACTGACAACATATTCTGCACTTGGCAGTTATCAGGTCTCTAATCTGCTTGGCAAATTTGAAACGATCCCTGCAGGCTTGCTCACATTGATTGCATTCGGTTTCCTGCTTGCTGCCGCCGCAAAGTCGGCGCAGTTCCCGTTCCACACCTGGCTGCCCGATGCAATGGAAGCCCCGACGCCCATCAGTGCATTGATCCATGCCGCAACGATGGTCAATGCAGGTGTCTATTTGCTTGCACGTTTTTACCCTGCATTCAAAGATGTGTCCGGGTGGGCAATGTCCGTTCTCATGATCGGCCTCATCTCAGCCTTGATCTCTGCCATCTCCGCTCTCGTCGCCACGGACCTCAAACGTGCATTGGCATATTCCACGGTCAGCCAGCTTGGTTATATGGTCTATGCCATCGGCGCAGGCGGTGTGCTCGCCAGTCAATTTCATTTGCTCAGTCATGCTGTCTTCAAAGCGTTGTTATTCCTCGCTGCAGGTTCGGTCATTCACAGTGTTGGCACACGTGATATGAAGCGCATGGGTGGGCTTGGGAACAAGATGCCCTTCGTGCGGAACGTTTTCATCATCGGCGCGTTGGCATTGGCGGGCGTTCCGATTCTCAACGGCTTTTGGAGCAAGGAATTTCTTCTCGAGGTCGGCCTCGAACATTCACCGATATGGGCAAATGGACTGATGCTTCTCGGTGCGGGCCTTACCGCTTTCTACACCTTCCGCATGGTATGGCTGGTGTTCTTCGGCACGGAACGCGACCATTTGCACGTCCACGCCGCAGGTTCTGCGATGAAAGTTGCCCTTGGCACTCTTGCCCTTGGCACATTCGTTACCTGGTTGTTCTTCGGTGGATTAAGTGGACTCTTGTCTACAACCCTGCCATTCCATGAAATCGAACATGAGACTCTGCTGGAAATGGTCACTACGATTCTTTCCGCACCCGCAACCTGGTTCGCGTTACTGATAGTTGCCCTGGGCTTCGGCATCTCCTGGCTGCGTATCCGTGCATCACATCTCTTCAAAGGTGGTTGGCTTGATCCATTGGTGGGGACATCCTTCGGTTTCGACTCCCTCAATCGCGCCATCGTTGGCGGCGTGAACAGACTTGCCAATCAGCTCAGTCTCACGCAAACGGGCATCTTGAGCTGGAACGTTGTGGGCATCCTCGGTGCTCTTCTGGCTGTGTTGATCTTTTTGATTTGGAGTGCATGA
- a CDS encoding nickel-dependent hydrogenase large subunit, with protein sequence MLGVAVVGTPDPSHLFLPDDWPADVYPLREGFSPEQAASVQPTKVAKQNEAENKFIVPIGPQHPALKEPGHFEFTVDGEIITGARMRLGYVHRGIEKAVEQRNWIQNLYLLERICGICSHTHTSAYAQGVEKLAQVDVPQRALAIRELVAGLERIHSHLLWLGVAAHEAGFDTLFMYSWRDRETVMNLLEELTGNRVNYSISVLGGVKHDIETSQSALIHKALDYLEERIRYYLDVVTSDTTFLQRTRGVGTMTLEEAKFFGAVGPTARASGVKRDVRLDAPYGAYQRFPVSIITDDRGDLEARFVVRMKELLVSCFTIRTIVDNMPSGGIATKFPRKIPAGETVSRVEAPRGEAFYYIKSGGGESPVRLHIRTPSLCNWTSVINKAVGHQLADAPMLIAGMDPCFSCNDRMVTVRTKDDSNTWTWSQLREYGIKKYEQRKQGLLTK encoded by the coding sequence ATGCTTGGCGTGGCAGTCGTCGGGACGCCGGACCCGTCTCATCTCTTTCTGCCGGATGACTGGCCCGCTGATGTATATCCATTACGAGAAGGGTTCAGCCCGGAGCAGGCGGCATCCGTTCAACCCACCAAGGTGGCGAAACAAAATGAAGCGGAAAACAAGTTTATCGTCCCGATCGGACCGCAACATCCTGCACTGAAAGAACCGGGGCATTTTGAATTCACCGTGGATGGTGAGATCATCACCGGAGCGCGGATGCGCCTGGGATATGTCCATCGCGGCATTGAAAAAGCCGTCGAACAACGCAACTGGATCCAAAACTTATATCTCTTGGAACGTATTTGCGGCATCTGTTCACACACGCATACCAGTGCCTATGCTCAAGGTGTTGAAAAACTGGCGCAGGTGGATGTTCCGCAACGTGCGCTTGCGATTCGTGAATTGGTCGCGGGTCTGGAGCGCATCCACAGCCATTTGCTCTGGTTGGGTGTGGCGGCTCACGAAGCCGGGTTCGATACTCTCTTCATGTATTCATGGCGTGATCGCGAAACGGTCATGAACCTGTTGGAAGAGTTGACGGGCAATCGTGTCAACTACTCGATCTCTGTGCTGGGCGGCGTCAAGCATGATATTGAAACCAGCCAATCGGCCTTGATCCATAAGGCGCTGGATTATCTCGAAGAGCGTATCCGCTATTATCTTGATGTTGTCACTTCGGATACAACCTTCCTGCAACGTACACGCGGGGTTGGCACAATGACATTGGAAGAGGCGAAGTTCTTCGGCGCGGTAGGCCCCACGGCCCGTGCCTCAGGGGTCAAGCGCGATGTGCGCCTGGATGCGCCCTATGGGGCTTATCAACGCTTCCCGGTCAGCATCATCACAGACGACCGCGGTGACTTGGAAGCCCGCTTCGTTGTCCGCATGAAGGAATTGCTGGTTTCCTGTTTCACCATCCGCACCATTGTTGACAATATGCCATCCGGCGGGATCGCAACGAAGTTTCCGCGTAAGATCCCAGCGGGAGAGACGGTGAGTCGGGTGGAGGCGCCGCGTGGCGAAGCCTTCTACTACATCAAGAGCGGAGGTGGTGAAAGTCCGGTCCGTCTCCATATCCGCACGCCAAGCCTGTGCAATTGGACATCGGTTATCAATAAGGCAGTGGGGCATCAACTTGCCGATGCGCCGATGTTAATTGCCGGTATGGATCCGTGCTTCTCCTGTAATGACCGCATGGTGACCGTCCGCACGAAGGACGACTCGAACACATGGACATGGTCGCAATTACGCGAATACGGCATCAAAAAGTATGAACAAAGAAAGCAAGGATTGCTGACGAAATGA
- a CDS encoding NADH-quinone oxidoreductase subunit H, with protein MTSLTALLSIMFFPAGITLILSGMLYEWADRKLVARFQNRIGPRWFQPFADTIKLLVKEEIKPQRINSFLFYGLPIIALTGALTAALYAPILGLEPIHSFPGDLIVTLYLLSLLTMCMGLAGWNGSNRFSMVGATRTLTQLFAYEAPFLLALLGPAIVTGSWMIKDVVAYAGNHWLILTQPVGFFIALIGLMGKLELPPFDAPEAETEIVAGALTEYSGRGLALFHIGKSVELVVAVSLVTAFYLGGIGNPLFFLCKTLVIVFLMAMLQALLTRLRIDQTVGMWWRFGALLALFQILILVLLKGWLA; from the coding sequence ATGACATCCCTTACTGCTCTTCTCTCCATTATGTTCTTTCCAGCGGGCATCACCCTGATCTTGAGCGGCATGCTTTATGAATGGGCAGATCGTAAGTTGGTGGCACGCTTCCAGAATCGTATCGGTCCGCGCTGGTTCCAGCCGTTTGCAGATACCATCAAGCTGTTGGTCAAAGAGGAAATCAAACCGCAGAGAATCAATAGTTTCCTTTTCTATGGTCTTCCCATCATCGCACTGACTGGCGCTTTGACCGCTGCACTGTACGCGCCGATCCTGGGTTTGGAGCCAATCCATTCCTTCCCCGGCGATCTGATCGTCACGCTCTACCTCCTGTCACTGCTGACCATGTGCATGGGGCTCGCAGGATGGAACGGCTCGAACCGTTTTTCCATGGTAGGCGCAACACGTACCTTGACCCAACTCTTTGCCTATGAGGCGCCTTTTCTGCTTGCCTTGTTGGGACCGGCGATTGTGACAGGCTCGTGGATGATCAAAGATGTTGTTGCCTATGCTGGAAATCATTGGCTGATCCTGACCCAGCCGGTGGGCTTCTTCATTGCATTGATCGGTTTGATGGGCAAGCTCGAATTACCACCCTTCGATGCCCCCGAAGCCGAGACTGAAATTGTCGCAGGTGCATTGACCGAGTATTCCGGGCGAGGCCTGGCTTTGTTCCACATCGGCAAATCGGTGGAATTGGTGGTGGCGGTCAGTCTGGTCACGGCCTTCTATTTGGGCGGCATTGGCAATCCGCTTTTCTTCCTGTGCAAGACACTTGTGATCGTCTTTCTTATGGCAATGCTCCAGGCCTTGTTGACCCGCCTGCGCATTGACCAGACCGTTGGCATGTGGTGGCGCTTCGGCGCATTGCTTGCCCTCTTCCAAATTCTGATCCTTGTTCTCCTGAAAGGATGGCTGGCATGA
- a CDS encoding 4Fe-4S binding protein: protein MFKDILVSFFSAPVTEKYPFEKPTTADRFRGKLFFDPTKCTGCNLCSKDCPANALEIVILDRAAKRFVARYNMDRCVYCAQCIQSCKFKCLGLSKDDWELASLHKVNFEVQYGKEEDIASLLERNAAPCVEPVRTE, encoded by the coding sequence ATGTTCAAGGATATTTTGGTGTCCTTTTTCTCCGCCCCGGTCACGGAAAAATATCCATTTGAAAAACCCACAACCGCAGACCGCTTTCGCGGAAAACTCTTTTTCGATCCAACCAAATGCACGGGCTGTAACTTGTGCTCGAAGGATTGCCCTGCAAACGCGCTTGAGATCGTCATCCTGGACCGCGCTGCGAAACGCTTTGTCGCGCGTTACAACATGGACCGCTGCGTTTATTGTGCGCAGTGCATTCAATCCTGTAAATTCAAGTGTCTGGGCTTGTCGAAGGATGATTGGGAATTGGCGTCCCTTCACAAAGTGAACTTTGAGGTGCAATATGGAAAGGAGGAGGACATTGCCAGCCTCCTGGAAAGAAATGCTGCTCCATGCGTTGAACCCGTCCGGACAGAGTGA
- a CDS encoding hydrogenase 3 maturation endopeptidase HyCI, which yields MPASWKEMLLHALNPSGQSDRFKLPRTCLIGIGSDLRGDDSVGVIVVRRLLADQHLNSTPNLLILEGGSAPENLTGKLRTFHPDLVLFIDAAHLDEPPGTIQLIPIDAIDGMSASSHSLPLSMLARYITSEFGSQVIVLGIQPAQNEFDTDLSAPVSAAVESIVHLMGDLFV from the coding sequence TTGCCAGCCTCCTGGAAAGAAATGCTGCTCCATGCGTTGAACCCGTCCGGACAGAGTGATCGCTTCAAACTCCCCCGAACCTGCCTCATCGGAATCGGCAGTGATCTACGCGGAGACGACTCTGTCGGCGTGATCGTGGTGCGCCGTCTCTTGGCAGATCAACATCTCAACAGCACACCGAACCTGCTCATCCTGGAGGGGGGCTCTGCCCCTGAAAATCTCACGGGCAAATTACGTACCTTTCATCCCGATCTCGTTCTGTTTATTGATGCTGCCCATTTGGATGAGCCACCCGGCACCATTCAACTGATTCCCATTGATGCCATTGATGGGATGAGTGCATCCTCTCACTCCCTTCCTCTTTCCATGTTGGCGCGTTACATCACCTCAGAATTTGGCAGTCAGGTGATAGTGCTCGGCATTCAGCCTGCACAAAATGAGTTTGACACAGACCTGAGTGCTCCCGTCTCTGCAGCGGTGGAGAGTATAGTACACCTGATGGGTGATCTTTTTGTGTAA
- a CDS encoding YciI family protein translates to MKFLCLVHEEPDNGLGPQTEREAQELVNEHLDYDETLRQSGHWLYAQALQPVETATTVRVRNGKTSITDGPFAETKEVLGGFVMIEARDMEEAIQIAAGIPSARMGFIHVRKVHKFKNS, encoded by the coding sequence ATGAAATTTTTATGTCTTGTACATGAGGAGCCAGATAATGGCCTGGGACCTCAGACGGAAAGAGAGGCACAGGAGCTCGTCAATGAGCACCTAGATTACGACGAAACCCTGCGCCAGAGCGGACATTGGCTCTACGCCCAGGCCCTGCAGCCTGTGGAAACTGCCACGACCGTGCGTGTGCGAAATGGGAAGACTTCCATTACAGACGGTCCCTTCGCGGAGACCAAGGAAGTCCTTGGGGGATTCGTGATGATCGAGGCAAGGGATATGGAGGAGGCAATCCAAATCGCAGCGGGGATTCCCTCAGCCCGTATGGGATTCATCCATGTTCGAAAAGTTCACAAGTTTAAAAACTCGTAG
- a CDS encoding YciI family protein — protein sequence MKYLCLVYFDGKVLDNMSEAEKNAFDNESLAYDEELQRSGHFIAAEALESVKSAVTVRMRSGKISTTDGPFTETKEQLGGFILIEARDLNDAIQVAAKIPLARFGGIEVRPIWELTKK from the coding sequence ATGAAATATCTATGTCTGGTCTATTTTGATGGGAAGGTACTTGACAACATGTCGGAGGCCGAAAAGAACGCCTTTGATAACGAGTCGCTGGCTTATGACGAAGAACTTCAGCGCAGCGGCCATTTCATCGCTGCCGAGGCGCTTGAGTCTGTAAAGTCTGCTGTTACCGTGCGTATGCGCAGTGGGAAGATCTCCACCACGGATGGTCCATTTACTGAGACCAAGGAACAACTGGGCGGATTCATCCTGATCGAAGCCCGGGATTTAAACGATGCCATCCAGGTCGCCGCAAAGATTCCGCTGGCCCGTTTCGGCGGCATTGAAGTCCGCCCCATCTGGGAACTCACGAAGAAGTAG
- a CDS encoding SDR family oxidoreductase — MMLKNKNAIIYGAGGAVGRTVALAFAREGANVFLAGRTLGKVNDVAKEIADLGGSAQAAEVDALDQTSVEKHAADMVKKAGSLDVSFNLISLADEQGTLLVDMTLDEFLVTPTIALRTQFLTMTAAARYMTKQKSGVILALTANVARIPSSYSGNFGIACATIEAMCRQVAVEVGQDGVRVICLRSAGSPDAPGVHEALSIHAKNAGMTFDEFHTYAAQGSMLKRMPWMAEIANVATFMASDGASAMTATVANLTCGAIVD; from the coding sequence ATGATGCTGAAGAACAAGAATGCGATCATCTACGGCGCGGGCGGCGCTGTGGGCCGAACGGTGGCCCTGGCCTTTGCCCGCGAGGGCGCGAACGTCTTCCTCGCAGGCCGCACGCTGGGGAAAGTCAATGACGTCGCGAAGGAAATTGCCGATCTGGGTGGGTCCGCCCAGGCCGCGGAAGTCGATGCGCTCGATCAGACATCCGTGGAGAAGCATGCAGCGGACATGGTCAAAAAGGCCGGCAGTCTGGACGTCTCCTTCAACTTGATCTCTCTGGCAGATGAACAAGGTACCTTACTTGTGGATATGACCCTGGATGAATTTCTGGTCACACCTACCATCGCCTTGCGCACACAGTTCCTGACGATGACGGCTGCGGCACGGTATATGACAAAGCAAAAGTCCGGCGTGATCCTGGCGCTGACCGCCAATGTCGCACGTATCCCTTCTTCTTATTCCGGCAACTTTGGGATCGCCTGTGCGACGATTGAAGCCATGTGCCGCCAGGTTGCTGTGGAAGTCGGGCAGGATGGCGTGCGCGTGATCTGTCTGCGTTCTGCAGGCTCACCGGATGCGCCCGGCGTACATGAAGCCTTAAGCATTCATGCAAAAAATGCCGGCATGACCTTCGATGAATTCCATACCTACGCGGCACAGGGGTCCATGCTCAAACGCATGCCCTGGATGGCGGAGATCGCAAACGTCGCGACCTTCATGGCATCGGATGGTGCCAGCGCCATGACCGCCACGGTCGCAAACTTAACCTGCGGCGCCATCGTCGATTAA
- a CDS encoding GyrI-like domain-containing protein — protein sequence MIKITEPKLVERPEQHYVAIRKFVTMAEIGPTLPPLSGDVFAWLAEKGIQPSGAAFWRYNVVEMDKKLEIDVAVPVASPIKGEGEIIADVLPAGTYALMLHTGHPDELEEATAKLLDWATRNNIQWKMNGERWGGRVEWYYSDPGIEPDMTKWETELAFLTA from the coding sequence ATGATCAAGATCACTGAACCAAAATTAGTGGAACGTCCCGAGCAGCATTATGTAGCCATCCGCAAATTCGTCACGATGGCGGAAATTGGCCCCACCTTGCCTCCCTTGAGCGGCGATGTCTTTGCCTGGCTGGCAGAAAAAGGCATTCAACCATCGGGCGCAGCCTTTTGGCGCTATAACGTTGTAGAGATGGATAAGAAACTTGAGATCGATGTGGCTGTGCCTGTCGCTTCACCGATCAAAGGGGAGGGCGAAATTATTGCAGATGTACTCCCAGCTGGCACCTATGCGTTGATGCTGCATACCGGTCACCCCGATGAACTGGAAGAAGCCACCGCAAAGCTATTGGATTGGGCAACCAGGAATAACATCCAATGGAAGATGAACGGCGAACGCTGGGGCGGGCGCGTGGAATGGTATTACTCCGATCCGGGGATCGAGCCCGATATGACCAAATGGGAGACGGAACTCGCGTTCCTGACTGCCTAA